The Dehalogenimonas sp. 4OHTPN genome window below encodes:
- a CDS encoding PAS domain S-box protein gives MDNYALFLLDETGFIECNQKAEELFGAVREELIGRTPSDYSPQRQPDGRLSRDKAQEKIRAAMDGAPQLFEWKHLKADGACIDTEISLNRIGDGDRRIVMAIVRDISDLKRAEESRLESEQMFRSIVENSHSGIFTVDEAFTITYANDMVSLLLGLPNDRIVGRDFREFLDEESANLVVDNYLRRQRGESLPARYEFNIVTASGDRRRVEISSNMIRDTAGRLKTVGQVLDVTDRHRAEDALKRAQEDLESRVIIRTRELQHANARLEAEISRREQIEQALRRKELKYRHLVDSGNAIILELDTAGRIIFFNHFAERFFGYTESEVIGKSVVGTIVPAKDSADADLEAMIRDIIHRPEDYRLNENENMKKNGDRVWVVWTNQPVYDEAGNLKEILCLGIDRTEQKKIEDTLAVQTRLQAAMEERARLARDLHDAVSQTLFSTSIIAEVLPRIWDRNPDEGFRRLEEVRQLTRGALAEMRTLLFELRPAALAEAELPQLLTQLGESVTGRARLPVNVSVTGGCELPPEVKIALYRIAQEALNNVVKHSGATLAEVTLCCQGSGIALSVTDNGNGFDAAAEPQGRLGLSIMKERAANVNAGITIDSSPGKGTEVTVTWPMNTLDNPSGDPHKNN, from the coding sequence TTGGATAATTACGCTCTTTTCCTTCTTGACGAGACTGGCTTTATAGAGTGCAACCAGAAAGCCGAAGAACTCTTCGGGGCAGTCCGGGAAGAGCTTATCGGCCGCACCCCCAGCGATTATTCGCCTCAAAGGCAGCCTGACGGACGACTGTCTCGGGACAAAGCCCAGGAGAAAATACGCGCCGCTATGGACGGCGCTCCCCAATTGTTTGAGTGGAAGCATCTCAAAGCCGATGGCGCGTGCATTGACACCGAGATCAGTCTGAATCGCATCGGGGACGGCGACCGGCGGATAGTCATGGCGATTGTCCGGGATATCAGCGATTTGAAAAGAGCCGAAGAGTCACGTCTTGAATCGGAGCAGATGTTCCGTTCCATCGTTGAGAACTCCCATTCCGGCATTTTTACAGTTGATGAAGCATTTACCATCACCTACGCCAATGATATGGTCAGCTTATTGCTCGGACTTCCTAATGACCGGATAGTCGGACGTGATTTCCGGGAGTTTCTCGATGAAGAGAGCGCAAATCTCGTGGTTGACAACTACCTGCGCCGCCAGCGGGGTGAAAGCTTGCCTGCAAGATATGAATTCAATATCGTCACCGCATCCGGTGACAGACGCCGGGTCGAAATCAGTTCGAACATGATCCGCGATACCGCCGGCCGCCTGAAGACCGTGGGTCAGGTCCTGGATGTGACCGACCGTCACCGCGCTGAGGATGCTCTCAAGCGGGCGCAGGAAGACCTGGAATCAAGAGTAATCATACGTACCCGCGAGCTCCAGCACGCTAATGCCCGTCTGGAAGCCGAGATTTCCAGGCGAGAGCAAATTGAACAGGCTCTGCGGCGGAAAGAACTTAAATACCGGCACCTGGTGGATAGCGGGAATGCTATTATCCTGGAACTGGATACCGCGGGCCGGATAATTTTCTTCAACCATTTCGCCGAACGCTTTTTTGGATACACTGAATCCGAAGTCATCGGCAAGAGCGTTGTCGGCACGATCGTACCGGCTAAGGATTCAGCTGACGCCGATCTTGAAGCCATGATCCGTGACATCATCCATCGGCCTGAAGACTACCGTCTCAATGAAAACGAAAATATGAAGAAAAATGGCGACCGGGTTTGGGTGGTATGGACCAATCAGCCTGTTTATGATGAAGCCGGGAATCTAAAGGAAATACTTTGCCTGGGCATCGACAGGACAGAACAAAAAAAGATTGAAGATACCCTGGCAGTTCAAACGCGGCTGCAAGCCGCCATGGAGGAACGGGCCAGATTGGCACGCGACTTGCATGATGCCGTAAGCCAGACCCTTTTTTCGACCAGTATCATCGCCGAGGTGTTGCCCCGAATCTGGGACAGAAACCCGGATGAAGGTTTTCGCCGGCTTGAAGAGGTACGGCAGCTGACCCGAGGCGCCCTGGCTGAGATGAGGACGCTGCTCTTCGAGCTTCGCCCGGCGGCTTTAGCCGAAGCAGAATTGCCCCAACTCCTGACCCAACTCGGCGAATCGGTGACCGGCAGGGCGAGATTGCCGGTCAATGTCTCTGTAACGGGCGGCTGCGAGCTGCCGCCCGAGGTGAAAATCGCCCTCTACCGCATCGCCCAGGAAGCCCTCAATAACGTCGTCAAACATTCGGGCGCGACGCTGGCTGAAGTCACGTTGTGCTGCCAGGGCAGCGGCATCGCCCTGTCCGTAACTGATAACGGGAACGGTTTTGACGCCGCAGCCGAACCCCAGGGCCGTTTAGGCTTAAGCATCATGAAAGAACGCGCCGCGAATGTAAACGCCGGGATTACCATTGATAGTTCTCCCGGGAAAGGCACCGAGGTTACGGTGACCTGGCCGATGAACACCCTGGATAACCCGTCCGGTGACCCTCACAAAAACAACTAA